A DNA window from Tenuifilaceae bacterium CYCD contains the following coding sequences:
- the uspA_1 gene encoding universal stress protein UspA — protein MKHIIVPIDFSKESTNGLRLAITFANHFKCDIQMVYVQKHPSDLTPGRFEEEHRNAEKMFEELVAEYSPKMLESANLTYIIKKGKIYREVVNQASAFEDSAIVCSTHGASGFEEFFIGSNAFRIISATDNPVITIRHGSMPRDIQKIVLPIDISTDTRQKVPVTAEIARAFNAEVHVIGVATLQTDEIDLKLNAYTKQVCNFLKERDIRFQTASLRGDNITDITIEYALDVNADLVSIMTEQNIALSDFVLGSYAQQMLSKSPIPVLSVTPKEVFVMGSFITQGGGY, from the coding sequence ATGAAGCATATTATTGTTCCCATCGACTTTTCTAAAGAATCTACAAATGGTCTACGATTAGCCATAACATTTGCTAATCACTTTAAGTGCGATATTCAGATGGTATACGTTCAAAAGCACCCATCCGATTTAACCCCCGGCAGATTCGAAGAAGAACACCGCAATGCTGAAAAGATGTTTGAAGAATTGGTTGCCGAGTACTCGCCAAAAATGCTGGAAAGCGCTAATCTTACCTATATCATTAAAAAAGGAAAGATTTACCGTGAAGTGGTAAATCAGGCCAGTGCTTTTGAAGATTCCGCCATTGTTTGCTCAACGCATGGCGCCTCGGGATTTGAGGAGTTTTTCATTGGCAGTAATGCCTTCCGCATAATATCGGCAACCGATAATCCGGTAATTACAATAAGGCATGGATCAATGCCCCGAGATATTCAGAAAATTGTTCTACCAATAGATATATCAACCGATACCCGCCAGAAAGTTCCAGTAACAGCAGAAATTGCAAGGGCTTTCAATGCCGAGGTGCATGTAATTGGTGTGGCAACGCTACAAACCGACGAGATTGACCTTAAGCTTAATGCTTACACCAAACAGGTGTGCAATTTCCTTAAGGAACGGGACATTCGATTTCAAACCGCCAGTTTACGCGGCGATAACATTACAGACATAACAATAGAGTACGCCTTGGACGTTAATGCCGATTTGGTTAGCATAATGACCGAACAGAATATTGCCCTTAGCGATTTTGTACTTGGCAGCTACGCACAACAAATGCTAAGCAAAAGCCCAATCCCTGTGCTCAGTGTAACACCTAAAGAGGTTTTTGTAATGGGAAGCTTCATTACTCAAGGCGGAGGATACTAG
- the dnaG gene encoding DNA primase, whose protein sequence is MIEQHTVDRIIAASDILEVVQEYVTLHKRGVNYLGLCPFHNEKTPSFTVSPSKGIFKCFGCGKGGSVVNFVMELEHLGYVDALKFLAKKYNIEVVEKEATPEELEQKNERESLMVVNAFAQRYFSDILHKHSDGKNIGLAYFKERGFHNTTIEKFQLGYCLSQRDAFTQSAIHDGYKQEYLVKTGLTVLREDGNTFDRFMGRVMFPIHSLSGRVIGFGGRILKTDKKIAKYLNSPESEVYHKSEILYGIYQAKKTITQENKCFLVEGYTDVISMHQAGIENVVASSGTSLTHDQIKLIKRFTPNVTILYDGDAAGIKASLRGIDLVLEEGLNVKVVLLPDGEDPDSFARSHSTTQLLDYVEKNETDFIKFKTRLLLDEAKNDPIQRANLISDIVRSISVIPETITRSVYIKECSRLMDIKEDVLYTEVTNHRKKKFEQLIQREPSEAKERETPKLPSYVSGIFCEEQEKEIIAFLLSSGSNVIFHHITDDTDEQEISITAGQYIIDEILNDELEFQNLVYKKIFDEYGKLITEKKIPDSRHFINHSDPQISQLAVDILSSRHKLSRIWEKHKAASDEDADFLQRAIPKAIQVYKSKVLKIAIKRLMDDLASLQSDQMDSINDILKKINQLNDLINRMSKDLDRVIL, encoded by the coding sequence ATGATTGAGCAGCACACTGTTGATAGGATAATTGCCGCCTCGGATATTCTTGAGGTTGTACAGGAGTACGTTACGCTTCATAAGCGTGGCGTGAACTATCTTGGGCTATGTCCTTTCCACAACGAGAAAACGCCATCGTTCACGGTAAGCCCATCCAAGGGAATTTTTAAGTGCTTTGGATGCGGCAAGGGTGGCAGTGTTGTCAATTTTGTGATGGAACTGGAGCACTTAGGTTACGTTGATGCCCTTAAATTCCTTGCCAAAAAGTACAATATTGAGGTTGTGGAAAAAGAGGCAACCCCCGAGGAACTGGAGCAGAAGAACGAACGCGAGAGTTTAATGGTGGTTAACGCTTTTGCTCAACGATACTTCAGCGATATTCTGCATAAGCACTCCGACGGTAAAAATATTGGTTTAGCATACTTCAAGGAACGAGGATTCCATAATACCACAATCGAAAAGTTTCAGCTGGGTTACTGCCTCAGTCAACGCGATGCCTTTACCCAATCGGCAATTCACGATGGATATAAGCAGGAATATCTTGTAAAGACAGGCCTCACAGTCCTGCGCGAGGATGGAAACACCTTCGATAGATTTATGGGACGCGTGATGTTCCCCATCCACAGCCTTAGCGGAAGGGTTATTGGTTTTGGTGGCCGCATCCTAAAAACCGATAAGAAAATTGCCAAATACCTCAACAGTCCCGAAAGTGAGGTTTACCATAAAAGTGAAATTCTCTACGGAATTTATCAGGCAAAAAAAACTATCACTCAGGAAAACAAGTGTTTCCTTGTGGAGGGTTACACCGATGTTATATCGATGCACCAGGCAGGAATTGAGAACGTAGTAGCCAGTTCTGGAACATCGTTGACACACGATCAGATTAAACTGATTAAACGCTTCACTCCAAACGTAACCATCCTTTACGATGGCGATGCTGCAGGCATAAAAGCTTCGCTCCGTGGAATCGATCTGGTTTTGGAGGAAGGACTAAACGTTAAGGTTGTGCTACTTCCCGATGGCGAGGATCCCGATAGTTTTGCTCGCAGCCATAGCACCACTCAACTACTCGACTATGTTGAGAAGAACGAAACCGACTTTATCAAATTTAAAACTCGACTTCTTTTAGACGAGGCTAAAAATGACCCCATTCAACGCGCTAACCTTATAAGCGATATTGTACGCTCCATAAGCGTAATCCCCGAAACCATAACCCGCTCCGTTTATATCAAGGAATGCTCACGGTTGATGGATATCAAGGAGGATGTACTTTACACCGAGGTTACAAACCATCGAAAGAAAAAATTTGAACAGTTAATACAGCGCGAGCCAAGCGAAGCGAAAGAAAGGGAAACGCCGAAACTACCATCGTATGTATCCGGAATTTTTTGCGAGGAGCAGGAGAAAGAGATTATTGCATTTTTGCTAAGCTCTGGCAGTAATGTAATTTTCCATCACATAACAGATGATACGGATGAACAAGAAATATCAATCACTGCAGGGCAATACATTATCGACGAAATTTTAAACGATGAGTTGGAATTCCAGAATTTAGTTTACAAAAAGATTTTTGATGAGTACGGGAAACTAATTACCGAAAAAAAAATCCCCGATAGCCGACACTTTATCAATCACTCCGATCCACAAATAAGTCAACTCGCGGTGGACATTCTATCATCAAGGCATAAACTCAGTAGAATATGGGAAAAACACAAGGCCGCCAGCGACGAGGATGCCGATTTCCTACAACGAGCCATCCCTAAGGCTATTCAGGTTTACAAGAGCAAGGTGCTTAAAATTGCCATCAAACGGCTAATGGACGACTTGGCAAGCCTGCAAAGCGACCAAATGGATAGCATCAATGATATCCTCAAAAAGATAAATCAACTGAATGATTTAATTAACCGCATGTCGAAAGATTTAGATAGAGTGATTCTTTAA
- the rnr gene encoding ribonuclease R — translation MSKSKKSKDIGFPKKRITKKELKQAIVDVFADKPGQSFNYKQLATILAIKDDPTRRMITDILYELVQEERIVELYRGKFKMEMQNLLAVGILEMNNDGTADVITEDNREIFIPEFRLNRALHGDKVEISIYRHRRRGLFEGEVIRVVERAKRNFVGTITLGRDFAFVVPDNRLMPYDIFIPKIELSDVQNGQKVIVQITEWPAREKNPIGKIVDILGDPGVHEVEMHAILAEFDLPYKFPEELDRVAEKISEKITDKDYNERRDFRNIPTFTIDPFDAKDFDDALSVQILKNGNIEVGVHIADVTHYVTPDTPIDDEAIERATSVYLVDRCVPMLPERLSNFICSLRPDEEKLCFSAVFEMNENAELLSQWFGRTVILSKRRFTYEEAQEVIETGKGDMQDQILLLHKLAQILRKNRFKQGAIAFERIEVKFDLDDKGKPLGVYFKENKESNQLIEEFMLLANKRVAEYIGKERSAKRELPFVYRIHDKPNLEKFDAFRSFITRFGYNITGNTDKQISKAINKLMAEVKGKREQNLIETLALRSMAKARYSSDNIGHYGLSFPHYTHFTSPIRRFPDMMVHRLLAHYLNSDKPKNKEQLEALCKHSTDMEIRATEAERASIKYKQVEFLQDKVGQKFNGAISGVTSFGLFVELEGTQCEGLVAMRDLNDDYYQFDEESYALVGERTGRRFQLGDEVEVEVWRTNLVKKQIDFRLVGMEYAEIPQRNSRISKPKHSSSHKPEKTRVRGVVKFGAGSKSKGKSKPKDKGRGGKKRR, via the coding sequence ATGAGTAAAAGTAAAAAAAGCAAGGATATTGGTTTTCCAAAGAAACGGATTACCAAAAAGGAGTTAAAGCAGGCCATTGTTGATGTTTTTGCCGATAAGCCCGGCCAAAGTTTTAACTATAAGCAGCTGGCCACAATTCTTGCAATTAAGGATGACCCAACGCGCAGAATGATTACCGATATTCTGTATGAGTTGGTTCAGGAGGAGCGAATTGTAGAGCTGTACCGTGGCAAATTCAAAATGGAGATGCAGAATTTGCTTGCTGTAGGTATCCTTGAGATGAATAACGATGGCACTGCCGATGTAATTACCGAGGATAACCGCGAGATTTTCATTCCTGAGTTTCGTTTGAATCGTGCTCTACACGGCGATAAGGTAGAGATTTCTATTTACCGCCATCGCCGTAGGGGATTGTTTGAGGGTGAGGTTATAAGGGTGGTTGAGCGTGCTAAGCGCAACTTTGTGGGCACAATCACTTTGGGTCGAGATTTTGCCTTTGTAGTGCCCGATAATAGGCTGATGCCTTACGATATATTCATCCCTAAAATTGAACTTAGCGATGTTCAAAATGGTCAAAAGGTAATTGTTCAGATTACCGAGTGGCCTGCAAGGGAGAAAAATCCTATTGGAAAAATTGTTGATATTCTGGGCGACCCAGGCGTTCACGAGGTGGAAATGCACGCAATTCTTGCGGAGTTCGACCTGCCATATAAATTTCCAGAGGAACTTGATAGGGTTGCCGAAAAAATCAGCGAAAAAATTACCGATAAGGATTACAACGAAAGGCGCGATTTCCGAAATATTCCAACGTTTACAATTGACCCATTCGATGCTAAGGACTTTGATGATGCCCTATCGGTTCAAATTCTTAAGAATGGAAATATTGAGGTTGGCGTTCACATTGCCGATGTTACGCACTATGTTACACCCGATACTCCTATAGATGATGAAGCCATTGAGCGTGCAACATCGGTTTATTTAGTCGATAGGTGCGTTCCGATGCTTCCAGAGCGGTTGTCGAACTTTATTTGTTCGCTCCGACCCGATGAGGAGAAGTTATGCTTTTCGGCTGTTTTTGAGATGAACGAGAACGCCGAGTTGCTTTCGCAGTGGTTTGGACGAACTGTAATTTTATCGAAAAGACGATTTACATACGAGGAAGCACAGGAGGTGATTGAGACTGGCAAGGGCGATATGCAGGACCAAATCCTGCTGCTTCATAAACTTGCTCAGATTTTGCGAAAGAACCGATTCAAGCAAGGAGCCATTGCATTTGAGCGCATTGAGGTGAAGTTCGATTTGGACGATAAAGGTAAACCACTTGGCGTTTACTTCAAGGAAAATAAGGAGTCGAATCAACTCATTGAGGAGTTTATGCTTTTGGCAAACAAACGAGTTGCCGAGTATATTGGTAAAGAGCGTTCTGCTAAGCGCGAGTTGCCATTTGTGTACCGTATTCACGATAAGCCAAACCTTGAGAAGTTCGATGCTTTCCGTTCCTTTATTACTCGCTTTGGCTATAACATAACTGGCAATACCGATAAGCAAATCAGCAAAGCTATCAACAAGTTGATGGCCGAGGTAAAAGGTAAGCGCGAGCAGAATCTTATCGAAACACTTGCGCTACGCTCAATGGCGAAGGCACGCTATTCATCTGATAATATTGGTCACTACGGATTGTCATTCCCCCATTACACGCACTTTACCTCTCCAATTCGCCGTTTCCCCGATATGATGGTTCATAGGTTGTTGGCTCACTACCTAAATAGCGATAAACCTAAGAACAAGGAGCAACTAGAGGCTCTATGCAAGCACTCCACCGATATGGAGATTCGGGCAACGGAAGCCGAAAGAGCATCAATCAAGTATAAGCAAGTAGAGTTTCTGCAGGACAAGGTGGGGCAGAAGTTCAACGGAGCAATTTCCGGAGTTACCAGTTTTGGCCTATTTGTTGAACTTGAAGGAACTCAGTGCGAAGGCTTGGTTGCAATGCGCGATTTAAATGATGATTACTATCAGTTCGATGAGGAATCCTACGCACTTGTTGGCGAACGTACTGGCAGAAGATTCCAACTTGGTGATGAGGTTGAGGTTGAGGTTTGGCGCACCAATTTGGTTAAAAAGCAAATAGACTTCAGGCTTGTGGGAATGGAGTATGCCGAAATACCACAACGCAATAGTCGTATCTCCAAACCCAAGCATAGCAGTTCGCATAAGCCCGAGAAAACTAGGGTTCGTGGGGTTGTAAAGTTTGGCGCGGGTTCCAAATCAAAAGGGAAGTCTAAACCGAAAGACAAAGGACGGGGAGGAAAGAAAAGAAGATAG
- a CDS encoding cAMP-binding protein, which produces MPREDSLQTLRNFISRFLALDTQVFEKFSTNLELVEFKKKELIVENGKVADRMYFLSEGFVRFYHFKPDGSEVTSDFYFAPGFITSFTSFILQKPSIVNIQCLEEMSVLSIPHKKLIELYDNYPKIERLGRLLSEQAFIVSEKHLLSFLNDSPQDRYLWLCKEYPEYIKNIPLHYLASYLGVTPETLSRIRSRTL; this is translated from the coding sequence ATGCCACGGGAAGATTCTTTACAAACTCTCCGCAATTTCATTTCTAGGTTTCTTGCCCTAGATACTCAGGTTTTCGAAAAGTTTTCTACAAACCTTGAACTGGTTGAGTTTAAAAAGAAGGAGCTAATTGTTGAGAACGGAAAAGTTGCCGATAGAATGTACTTTCTTTCTGAGGGATTTGTTCGGTTTTACCATTTTAAGCCCGATGGCAGTGAGGTTACAAGCGATTTTTACTTTGCACCAGGCTTCATAACATCGTTCACAAGTTTTATTCTTCAAAAGCCCTCCATTGTTAACATTCAGTGCCTAGAGGAGATGTCGGTTTTGTCAATCCCACACAAAAAACTTATAGAACTCTACGATAATTACCCCAAAATTGAACGCCTAGGTCGATTGCTCTCCGAACAGGCATTTATAGTATCGGAGAAACACCTGCTGAGTTTTTTAAACGATTCGCCCCAGGACCGATACCTTTGGCTTTGCAAGGAGTACCCAGAGTATATTAAAAACATCCCTTTGCATTACTTGGCATCGTACCTTGGTGTAACACCCGAAACGTTAAGCAGAATAAGGAGTAGAACTCTCTAA
- the trpS gene encoding tryptophan--tRNA ligase translates to MDIVLSGIRSTGKLHLGNYFGALQNFVKMQHENKCFFFIADYHSLTTHPTPEDLHGNVKQVLAEYIACGLDPEISTLYIQSDVPEIPELYLLLNMNAYKGELERCTSFKEKIRKHPDNVNAGLLTYPTLMAADILIHKAHKVPVGKDQEQHLEMTRTFANRFNRMYKVDYFPEPVAYNFGKELVKIPGLDGSGKMGKSEGNAIYLSDDAETIRKKVMKAVTDSGPTQPNQEKPESIQNLFTIMKVVSTPDTYQFFEEKYNACEIRYGDLKKQLAEDIVKVTAPMRERIEAILADDDYLRKVARMGAEKARTSASQTIKDVRHIIGFREF, encoded by the coding sequence ATGGATATTGTACTTAGCGGAATTCGATCGACTGGCAAGTTGCATTTAGGCAACTATTTTGGAGCATTGCAGAACTTTGTAAAAATGCAACACGAGAATAAGTGCTTCTTTTTTATTGCCGATTACCACTCATTAACAACGCACCCTACTCCAGAGGATTTGCATGGCAACGTAAAGCAAGTGCTGGCCGAGTACATTGCCTGTGGTTTGGATCCAGAGATTTCCACATTATATATTCAGAGTGATGTGCCTGAGATTCCTGAGTTATACCTTTTACTTAATATGAATGCCTACAAGGGAGAGCTTGAGCGTTGCACGTCGTTCAAGGAAAAGATACGCAAGCACCCCGATAATGTTAATGCAGGCTTGCTTACCTACCCAACCCTTATGGCTGCCGATATTCTTATTCATAAAGCACATAAAGTTCCTGTAGGAAAGGATCAAGAGCAACATTTGGAGATGACCCGTACTTTTGCGAATCGGTTTAACAGAATGTACAAGGTGGATTATTTTCCTGAGCCTGTAGCGTATAATTTTGGCAAGGAGTTGGTTAAAATTCCTGGACTAGATGGTTCTGGAAAAATGGGAAAATCGGAGGGAAATGCCATATATCTTTCCGATGATGCCGAAACCATTCGTAAGAAAGTTATGAAAGCGGTTACAGATTCTGGCCCAACTCAGCCTAATCAGGAAAAACCGGAGTCCATTCAAAACCTTTTCACAATAATGAAAGTGGTTTCTACTCCCGACACATATCAATTCTTCGAGGAAAAGTACAACGCATGTGAGATTCGATACGGTGATCTAAAAAAACAATTGGCCGAGGATATTGTCAAAGTTACAGCTCCAATGCGGGAGCGGATTGAGGCAATTTTAGCGGATGATGATTACTTGAGGAAGGTTGCTAGAATGGGTGCCGAAAAAGCCCGAACAAGTGCATCGCAAACCATTAAGGATGTTAGGCATATTATAGGATTTAGGGAGTTCTAA